The following proteins are encoded in a genomic region of Labeo rohita strain BAU-BD-2019 chromosome 5, IGBB_LRoh.1.0, whole genome shotgun sequence:
- the kcnv2b gene encoding potassium voltage-gated channel subfamily V member 2 gives MFNLKRNRRQSLFPNCKLATPESTDDAVPFAKPCLLKHWNSSGELNTGIYDIFGDDEEVENHGEPTLWFTSASPSRNCMLNLNVGGKSYRITYKMAARYPQSRIGRLATYTDLNMKLNLCDDYVVKDNEYFFDRDPDVFNSIFNFYRTGVLWIKDELCPRNFLEEINYWGVRIKYSQRCCRILLEEKHDELCEQLKVEKELEAEVEIEENEEAFNDMLLGEMRRSLWNFMEKPFSSVPAKLMAVASSMFVLVSLVTMTLTTVEEMENMASTNEFSGKTYGEFVETLCIIFFTAEYLLRLVSTPDIGCFVKSMLNAVDLMAILPQFLQFVLESIDTFNPGKQTTDMETVGQVSKVGQVLRIMRLMRIFRVLKLARHSTGLRAFGFTLRQCYQQVGCLFLFIAMGIFTFSAMVYTVEHDVPHTKFTSIPHSWWWASVSISTVGYGDMYPETLLGRIFAFGCISFGIILNGLPISILFNKFSDYYAKLKSHEYTSNIKNRGKVNFILRAKKKLKECGCIETNDNNVS, from the exons ATGTTCAACTTGAAGAGAAACAGGAGACAGAGCCTTTTTCCCAACTGCAAACTAGCAACCCCTGAGTCAACAGACGATGCCGTTCCATTTGCTAAACCGTGTTTGTTGAAACACTGGAACTCATCAGGTGAACTAAATACGGGTATCTATGACATCTTCGGTGACGATGAGGAGGTTGAGAACCATGGGGAACCAACGTTGTGGTTCACAAGCGCATCGCCCAGCAGGAATTGCATGCTCAACCTCAACGTTGGTGGAAAGTCCTACCGCATCACCTACAAAATGGCAGCAAGATACCCACAGAGCAGAATCGGCCGTCTGGCCACTTACACGGACCTAAACATGAAGCTGAACCTCTGCGATGACTATGTGGTGAAGGACAACGAGTATTTCTTCGACCGAGATCCAGACGTCTTCAACAGCATCTTCAACTTTTACCGAACCGGCGTGCTGTGGATCAAAGACGAGCTTTGTCCAAGGAACTTTTTGGAGGAGATCAATTATTGGGGCGTGCGGATCAAATACTCGCAACGGTGCTGTCGGATCCTGCTCGAGGAGAAACACGACGAATTGTGTGAACAGCTCAAGGTTGAGAAGGAACTGGAGGCGGAAGTGGAAATCGAAGAAAACGAGGAGGCGTTCAATGACATGCTCCTCGGCGAGATGAGACGCTCGCTTTGGAACTTCATGGAGAAGCCGTTCTCCTCCGTACCGGCGAAGCTTATGGCGGTCGCCTCGAGTATGTTTGTGCTGGTGTCGCTGGTTACAATGACTTTGACTACGGTAGAAGAAATGGAGAACATGGCATCTACTAATGAGTTTAGTGGAAAGACATATGGAGAGTTCGTAGAGACTTTGTGCATAATCTTCTTCACCGCCGAGTACCTGCTGCGTCTAGTTTCAACCCCAGATATCGGTTGCTTCGTTAAGAGCATGCTGAACGCGGTTGACCTCATGGCCATCCTACCGCAGTTTCTCCAATTCGTGCTTGAAAGCATTGACACCTTCAATCCTGGGAAACAAACCACTGATATGGAGACTGTCGGTCAGGTGAGCAAGGTGGGACAAGTGTTACGAATCATGCGACTCATGCGTATTTTTCGGGTGCTGAAACTGGCGCGTCACTCGACGGGGCTCAGAGCGTTTGGCTTCACGTTGAGGCAGTGCTACCAGCAGGTGGGATGTCTCTTCCTCTTTATCGCAATGGGGATCTTCACATTCTCCGCCATGGTTTATACAGTCGAACATGACGTTCCTCATACCAAATTCACCAGTATTCCACATTCTTGGTGGTGGGCATCT GTCAGCATCTCTACTGTAGGCTATGGTGACATGTATCCAGAGACTCTTTTAGGGCGGATATTTGCCTTTGGCTGCATTTCCTTTGGGATCATTCTGAATGGCCTTCCAATCTCCATCCTCTTCAATAAGTTCTCTGATTACTACGCCAAACTGAAGTCTCACGAATACACTTCCAACATCAAGAACAGAGGAAAGGTTAACTTCATCCTGAGAGCAAAGAAGAAACTCAAAGAGTGTGGCTGCATTGAAACGAATGACAATAATGTTTCATAG
- the atp5meb gene encoding ATP synthase membrane subunit eb, giving the protein MAPPVQVSPLIKTARWSALLVGIIYGKRRYDHLKPIAEEERRIEEEEKKVREEKERIAKQLAEANEDTILK; this is encoded by the exons ATGGCTCCTCCAGTGCAAGTGTCGCCGCTCATTAAG aCAGCCAGGTGGTCTGCATTGCTTGTTGGCATTATCTACGGAAAGCGCAGATATG ATCATCTGAAACCAATTGCAGAGGAGGAAAGGAGAAtagaagaggaggagaagaaggtACGAGAGGAGAAGGAACGCATTGCTAAACAGCTAGCAGAAG CTAATGAGGACACAATCTTGAAGTGA
- the idua gene encoding alpha-L-iduronidase: MSRCKHNISSFIRTVFLSVLMIKPQQFVIASSVEVQVNVGKPLRNLKHFWRSTGFCPPQPHTDAHLYDLSVDQQINLALIGSVPHRGIQQVRIHWMLELVSASIYSGEYHYNFTHLDQLIDLLWQNGLQPGFELMGSVSNTFSNFEDKSQVTEWRNLVYSIAKRYIWKYGLGFVSQWNFETWNEPNNHDFDNMTVSVQGFLNYYDSCSEGLRAASPLLKFGGPGDSCHSPPRSPYCWEMLQHCYNGTNYFTGETGVRLDYIALHKKGGGSSLPILQQEVATVQEIQQKFPQFRSVPIYNDEADPLVGWNKPLTWRADVTYAAMVVKVISQHQNMLIADLNSTINYTLLSNDNAFLSYHPHPFTQRTLTARFQINNTNPPHVQLVRKPVLTVMGLLALLGETQVQAEVLIDGSEVNSSVGVLATVHVPQVPYTADSWQTTVLLYNSRDNKTSSTADIITLCLTGIPQRKGLMYVTHYMDNNVTNPFKLWENMGSPDYPTAQQFTQLRNQEDPQTDGPLPVPSDGSLTLKATLPVPSVLLVHICAQSKERPNQVNGVRFITITKGQVLIIWKDHCIGTKCIKTYEVEFSKDEKTFHRINQRDTIFTYFTYSPESLEVNGYYRVRAVDYWGRNGEYSITEQYSENW, translated from the exons ATGTCTAGATGTAAACATAACATTAGTTCATTCATACGGACAGTATTTCTGTCAGTCCTGATGATAAAACCGCAGCAGTTTGTTATAGCTTCTTCTGTGGAGGTTCAAGTGAATGTTGGCAAGCCACTACGAAATTTAAAGCACTTTTGGAGAAGCACTGGATTCTG CCCTCCACAGCCACACACTGATGCACACCTGTATGATCTCAGTGTAGACCAGCAGATAAATCTGGCTTTGATCGGCTCTGTGCCACACAGAGGAATCCAGCAGGTACGGATACACTGGATGCTGGAGCTGGTGTCTGCAAG CATTTACAGTGGAGAATATCACTATAACTTTACTCACTTGGACCAGCTGATTGACCTTCTCTGGCAGAATGGACTGCAGCCGG GGTTTGAACTAATGGGCAGCGTGTCCAACACCTTCAGCAACTTTGAAGACAAAAGCCAAGTTACTGAATGGAGGAATTTGGTCTATTCGATTGCCAAAAGATACATAT GGAAATACGGCCTCGGCTTTGTCTCTCAGTGGAACTTCGAGACGTGGAATGAGCCAAACAACCACGATTTTGACAACATGACTGTGTCAGTCCAAG GGTTTCTGAACTATTATGATTCCTGCTCTGAGGGCCTACGTGCAGCAAGTCCTCTCTTGAAGTTCGGTGGTCCAGGAGATTCCTGTCATTCTCCACCCCGCTCGCCGTACTGCTGGGAGATGCTACAGCACTGTTATAATGGTACAAACTACTTCACTGGAGAGACGGGAGTACGGCTAGACTACATCGCCCTACATAAGAAG GGAGGTGGCAGCTCGTTACCCATCCTGCAGCAGGAAGTGGCCACTGTGCAAGAGATCCAGCAGAAGTTTCCACAGTTTCGTTCTGTCCCGATCTACAATGACGAGGCAGATCCGCTGGTTGGCTGGAACAAACCTCTCACCTGGAGAGCAGACGTCACCTATGCAGCCATGGTGGTTAAG GTCATCTCACAGCATCAGAACATGCTCATCGCTGACCTGAACAGTACCATCAACTACACACTGCTTAGCAATGACAATGCTTTCCTTAGTTACCACCCGCACCCGTTTACCCAGCGCACTCTCACCGCCCGATTCCAGATCAACAACACAAACCCGCCACACGTGCAGTTAGTACGGAAACCAGTCCTGACTGTGATGGGCCTGTTGGCATTGTTAG GTGAGACTCAGGTGCAGGCTGAGGTGCTGATTGACGGCTCTGAAGTGAATTCATCAGTGGGTGTGCTGGCCACCGTTCACGTCCCTCAGGTGCCGTACACAGCCGATAGCTGGCAGACCACCGTCCTGCTGTATAACAGCAGAGATAACAAGACCTCCTCCACCGCAGACATCATCACTCTGTGCCTCACTGGAATACCTCAGCGAAAGG GTCTGATGTATGTGACACATTACATGGATAACAATGTGACAAACCCATTTAAACTGTGGGAGAACATGGGCAGCCCTGACTATCCCACTGCACAACAGTTCACACAGCTACGGAACCAAGAG GATCCACAGACTGATGGGCCTCTGCCGGTCCCATCTGATGGCTCTCTGACGCTGAAGGCAACGCTTCCTGTCCCCTCAGTGCTGCTCGTACACATATGTGCTCAGTCTAAGGAACGGCCCAATCAG GTAAACGGGGTGCGTTTCATCACCATCACCAAAGGACAGGTTCTGATCATTTGGAAGGATCACTGCATCGGCACGAA GTGTATAAAAACATATGAAGTGGAATTCTCCAAAGATGAGAAAACTTTCCACAGGATTAATCAGAGAGACACTATTTTCACATACTTCACTTATTCTCCAG AGAGTCTGGAGGTGAACGGTTATTATAGAGTGAGAGCTGTGGATTACTGGGGAAGAAATGGAGAATATTCTATCACTGAGCAATATTCAGAGAACTGGTAG
- the rchy1 gene encoding RING finger and CHY zinc finger domain-containing protein 1 isoform X1, with protein MAATEVGCEHYVRSCLLKAPCCGKFYVCRLCHDAEENHQMDRFKVREVKCAACNTIQEAQQTCKECEVKFGEYYCDICHLFDKDKKQYHCQPCGICRIGPREKYFHCTKCNLCLATDLKDNHKCVENVSRQNCPVCMEDIHTSRIGAHVLPCGHLLHKTCFEDMFKTGAYRCPLCMHSAFNMTEFWEERDKEIAQSPMPTEYQDTRVKIMCNDCQAHCTVSFHVLGMKCSSCGSYNTAQDGGLIAAPAINARQSAEQPLEEEPDTEHHE; from the exons ATGGCCGCCACAGAAGTCGGATGTGAGCATTACGTTCGTAGCTGTTTGTTAAAA GCGCCCTGCTGTGGGAAGTTTTATGTTTGCAGACTCTGTCATGATGCTGAAGAGAACCATCAAATGGACCGATTTAAGGTCCGAGAGGTCAAATGTGCAGCATGCAATACTATTCAAGAG GCTCAACAGACATGTAAAGAATGCGAAGTGAAGTTTGGGGAGTATTACTGTGACATTTGTCATCTGTTTGATAAAGACAAGAAGCAGTACCACTGCCAGCCCTGCGGGATATGCAg AATTGGCCCAAGAGAGAAATACTTCCATTGTACGAAGTGCAATCTATGCTTAGCTACTGATCTTAAAGATAATCACAAG TGTGTTGAGAATGTCTCTAGGCAGAACTGCCCTGTATGTATGGAGGACATCCACACGTCCAGAATAGGGGCTCATGTGCTCCCCTGCGGTCATCTGCTACACAA AACGTGCTTTGAGGATATGTTCAAAACTGG TGCTTACCGTTGTCCTCTGTGTATGCATTCGGCCTTCAACATGACGGAGTTCTGGGAAGAGAGAGATAAGGAAATCGCCCAGTCTCCCATGCCCACAGAGTACCAGGACACTAGAGTCAAG aTCATGTGCAATGACTGCCAGGCTCACTGCACTGTCTCCTTCCATGTGTTGGGCATGAAATGCAGCTCTTGTGGCTCTTACAACACTGCGCAGGACGGCGGGCTCATCGCAGCCCCTGCTATAAACGCACGACAGTCTGCAGAGCAGCCGCTTGAAGAAGAGCCTGACACAGAGCACCACGAGTGA
- the rchy1 gene encoding RING finger and CHY zinc finger domain-containing protein 1 isoform X2: MDRFKVREVKCAACNTIQEAQQTCKECEVKFGEYYCDICHLFDKDKKQYHCQPCGICRIGPREKYFHCTKCNLCLATDLKDNHKCVENVSRQNCPVCMEDIHTSRIGAHVLPCGHLLHKTCFEDMFKTGAYRCPLCMHSAFNMTEFWEERDKEIAQSPMPTEYQDTRVKIMCNDCQAHCTVSFHVLGMKCSSCGSYNTAQDGGLIAAPAINARQSAEQPLEEEPDTEHHE, translated from the exons ATGGACCGATTTAAGGTCCGAGAGGTCAAATGTGCAGCATGCAATACTATTCAAGAG GCTCAACAGACATGTAAAGAATGCGAAGTGAAGTTTGGGGAGTATTACTGTGACATTTGTCATCTGTTTGATAAAGACAAGAAGCAGTACCACTGCCAGCCCTGCGGGATATGCAg AATTGGCCCAAGAGAGAAATACTTCCATTGTACGAAGTGCAATCTATGCTTAGCTACTGATCTTAAAGATAATCACAAG TGTGTTGAGAATGTCTCTAGGCAGAACTGCCCTGTATGTATGGAGGACATCCACACGTCCAGAATAGGGGCTCATGTGCTCCCCTGCGGTCATCTGCTACACAA AACGTGCTTTGAGGATATGTTCAAAACTGG TGCTTACCGTTGTCCTCTGTGTATGCATTCGGCCTTCAACATGACGGAGTTCTGGGAAGAGAGAGATAAGGAAATCGCCCAGTCTCCCATGCCCACAGAGTACCAGGACACTAGAGTCAAG aTCATGTGCAATGACTGCCAGGCTCACTGCACTGTCTCCTTCCATGTGTTGGGCATGAAATGCAGCTCTTGTGGCTCTTACAACACTGCGCAGGACGGCGGGCTCATCGCAGCCCCTGCTATAAACGCACGACAGTCTGCAGAGCAGCCGCTTGAAGAAGAGCCTGACACAGAGCACCACGAGTGA